In Candidatus Omnitrophota bacterium, the genomic stretch TCATTATCGCTTTTTTCTTTTATCCATGCAACGTGCCCTATCGCTATTATCGGTTTAATATTCCTTCGAGGGTCTTTAATAATTATTTCGATAATATCATTTGCCGATAAAGGATTTCCAAAAAACGCCGCGTTAATCCTAAACCCGCCCATGCCTATATCTTCCGTAACGGCGGTATTACACTCTTCCATGGAATCCATTTTTCTGAACCCTATTATTAAGTTCTTGGCGACGCGAGGATATCGGCGCCTCGCTGCCCGAAGCGTATCTATTTCAAATGCCTTTTTTGTTAAAAGCGCTGCGGTTCCTTGATTTTCTGCATTGGTAGCTTTCATTTCTCCTACTCCTGTATGATATAACCCCACTTTAAATATACCTCAAAACGGGAGATGAAGCAATAGAAGAAAACCACCTTTTTTATCATTAACAAACGGGGCGGCGGATTACAAAAGTCAAAAACAAAAGTGTGCTATCTTGTATAATTTGGATAGTTTGAAATATCTTGGATATGTTGGCTGATCTTTTTTCTTCACTTTGAATGGTGTATAAATCTTGAGA encodes the following:
- a CDS encoding PilZ domain-containing protein gives rise to the protein MKATNAENQGTAALLTKKAFEIDTLRAARRRYPRVAKNLIIGFRKMDSMEECNTAVTEDIGMGGFRINAAFFGNPLSANDIIEIIIKDPRRNIKPIIAIGHVAWIKEKSDNDYEIGVMLTNIARKYRKKFIQYLKAEIDLKC